The Lycium barbarum isolate Lr01 chromosome 9, ASM1917538v2, whole genome shotgun sequence genome has a segment encoding these proteins:
- the LOC132611985 gene encoding uncharacterized protein LOC132611985: MGLEPGLQEACMAVAMQLGMDIARIQAYAQGTEDRRRQREAISEQSSSQPKRARSEGQNRGPTRESKPQYSAPLQFRGSQRGRETSPRQRQSSSYASGPQQQVGSGQEVMPPPRCATCGRHHVGRCRQGVCYTCGDPWHYARDCPQKVGSIVPENSVVASSPSVRAPEIGLQTSSSRGRGGGRASSSSTGPHRIYALGGRPVLETPQDARSGIPFFR; this comes from the coding sequence atgggattAGAGCCAGGGTTGCAGGAGGCTTGTATGGCAGTAGCAATGCAGCTGGGTATGGATATAGCTCGTATTCAGGCTTATGCTCAAGGGACAGAGGATCGTAGGCGCCAACGAGAGGCTATCTCGGAGCAGAGTAGtagtcagcccaagagggccaggtcagagGGTCAGAATAGGGGTCCCACTAGAGAGAGCAAACCCCAGTATAGTGCACCTTTGCAGTTTCGAGGATCTCAGCGGGGTAGGGAGACTTCCCCTAGGCAGAGACAGAGTTCTTCTTATGCATCGGGTCCTCAACAGCAGGTGGGGTCAGGGCAGGAGGTGATGCCCCCTCCCCGATGTGCGACTTGCGGGAGACATCATgtaggacggtgtcgtcagggtgtaTGCTATACTTGTGGTGACCCGTGGCACTATGCTAGAGATTGCCCACAAAAAGTGGGTAGTATTGTCCCTGAGAATTCGGTAGTAGCGTCGTCACCCTCAGTGAGAGCCCCCGAGATAGGACTCCAGACTTCTTCCAGCCGAGGTAGGGGCGGAGGTAGAGCATCTAGTTCCAGTACTGGGCCGCATCGTATCTACGCTCTAGGTGGGAGACCGGTTCTAGAGACACCGCAGGATGCACGATCAGGTATACCCTTCTTTAGATAA